One window of the Carassius auratus strain Wakin chromosome 20, ASM336829v1, whole genome shotgun sequence genome contains the following:
- the LOC113121010 gene encoding mitogen-activated protein kinase kinase kinase 7-like isoform X1, with amino-acid sequence MSMFSAEMLEPPVYPFEEINDSDIYLEEVVGRGAFGVVRKAKWKGRDVAIKTIESELERNAFFVELRQLSRVNHPNIVKLYGSCRKPVCLVMEYAEGGSLYNVLHGAEPLPHYTASHAMSWCLQCSQGVSYLHGMKPKALIHRDLKPPNLLLVAGGTVLKICDFGTACDIQTHMTNNKGSAAWMAPEVFEGSNYSEKCDVFSWGIILWEVITRRKPFDEIGGPAFRIMWAVHRGTRPPLIKNLPKPIESLMTRCWSKDPSQRPSMEEILKIMTHLMKYFPGSEEPLQYPYQYSDEGQSNSATSTGSCIDYTCTSNKNDMNMEHTNSPGSNDTIKFPYKPKGDPLRPGHPLSRGGSVESLSGRPHSLAHSDSKRMSTDLSELEHRLPFAPAARPQFKRGHRKTASHGTILDIPKIIVTATCEPHRRSSVQDLPPIVTESSQDSRNNSRPSSPSVRMIPPDRTDTNGSDNSIPMAYLTLDHQLQPLAPCPNSKESIAVFEQHCKMAQEYLKVQTEIALLIQRKKELIDELDQDEKDQQNACRLAQEHKKLLEENKSLSTYYQQCKKQLELIRAQQQKRQGTS; translated from the exons ATGTCAATGTTCTCCGCCGAAATGCTGGAACCACCTGTGTACCCTTTTGAGGAGATCAACGATTCTGATATATATTTGGAAGAG GTGGTTGGCAGAGGGGCATTTGGTGTTGTGCGCAAGGCCAAGTGGAAAGGTAGAGATGTGGCCATCAAGACTATAGAGAGTGAATTGGAGAGAAATGCCTTTTTTGTTGAG CTTCGCCAGTTGTCCCGTGTAAATCATCCCAACATTGTGAAGCTGTATGGTTCCTGCAGAAAACCT GTATGTCTGGTGATGGAATATGCAGAGGGAGGTTCATTGTATAATG TGCTGCACGGTGCAGAGCCCCTTCCTCACTACACTGCATCTCACGCCATGAGCTGGTGCCTGCAGTGTTCTCAGGGGGTCTCGTATCTCCACGGCATGAAACCAAAGGCTCTCATTCACAGGGACCTCAAACCTCCCAA TCTGCTCCTGGTTGCTGGAGGTACTGTGCTGAAGATCTGTGACTTCGGGACAGCATGTGACATCCAGACACACATGACTAATAACAAGGGAAGCGCAGCCTGGATGGCCCCAGAGGTGTTTGAAG GCAGTAACTACAGTGAGAAGTGTGATGTGTTCAGTTGGGGTATTATTCTCTGGGAGGTGATCACACGCCGGAAGCCCTTTGATGAAATCGGTGGCCCTGCTTTCCGCATCATGTGGGCTGTGCACCGTG GCACACGTCCACCTCTCATTAAGAATCTAccgaagcccatagagagtctgATGACTCGTTGCTGGTCCAAAGACCCATCGCAGCGCCCTTCCATGGAGGAGATATTGAAGATTATGACCCACCTTATGAAG TATTTCCCAGGATCAGAAGAGCCTCTTCAGTACCCTTATCAGTATTCAGATGAAGGCCAGAGTAACTCTGCCACCAGCACAG GCTCTTGTATAGACTACACATGTACCAGCAACAAGAACGATATGAACATGGAGCACACCAACTCCCCTGGCAGCAATGACACCATCAAGTTCCCATATAAACCAAAG gGCGACCCGTTAAGGCCTGGTCACCCTCTCTCCAGAGGGGGCAGTGTAGAGAGTCTTTCTGGCAGACCACATAGTTTGGCACATTCCGACAGCAAACGAATGAGCACGGATCTCTCCGAACTGGAGCACAGATTGCCCTTTGCTCCTGCAG cacGTCCACAATTTAAGCGAGGTCACCGTAAAACGGCATCACATGGCACCATTCTGGACATTCCCAAGATCATCGTCACAG CAACCTGTGAGCCTCACAGACGCAGTTCAGTGCAGGACCTTCCTCCCATTGTTACGGAGTCCAGTCAG GATAGTAGGAACAACAGCAGACCATCCAGTCCCAGTGTGAGGATGATTCCACCAGACAGGACAG ACACCAATGGCTCGGATAACTCCATCCCCATGGCCTACCTGACCCTGGACCATCAGTTACAG CCTCTAGCCCCGTGTCCAAACTCCAAAGAATCCATTGCAGTGTTTGAGCAGCACTGTAAGATGGCACAGGAATACCTGAAGGTGCAGACAGAGATCGCTCTTCTCATACAAAGGAA GAAAGAGCTGATAGACGAGCTGGACCAGGATGAGAAGGATCAGCAGAACGCGTGTCGCCTCGCTCAGGAGCACAAGAAGCTTCTAGAGGAGAACAAGAGCCTGTCCACCTACTACCAGCAGTGCAAGAAGCAACTGGAGCTGATCCGAGCACAACAGCAAAAGAGACAGGGCACCTCATGA
- the LOC113121010 gene encoding mitogen-activated protein kinase kinase kinase 7-like isoform X2, which produces MSMFSAEMLEPPVYPFEEINDSDIYLEEVVGRGAFGVVRKAKWKGRDVAIKTIESELERNAFFVELRQLSRVNHPNIVKLYGSCRKPVCLVMEYAEGGSLYNVLHGAEPLPHYTASHAMSWCLQCSQGVSYLHGMKPKALIHRDLKPPNLLLVAGGTVLKICDFGTACDIQTHMTNNKGSAAWMAPEVFEGSNYSEKCDVFSWGIILWEVITRRKPFDEIGGPAFRIMWAVHRGTRPPLIKNLPKPIESLMTRCWSKDPSQRPSMEEILKIMTHLMKYFPGSEEPLQYPYQYSDEGQSNSATSTGSCIDYTCTSNKNDMNMEHTNSPGSNDTIKFPYKPKGDPLRPGHPLSRGGSVESLSGRPHSLAHSDSKRMSTDLSELEHRLPFAPAATCEPHRRSSVQDLPPIVTESSQDSRNNSRPSSPSVRMIPPDRTDTNGSDNSIPMAYLTLDHQLQPLAPCPNSKESIAVFEQHCKMAQEYLKVQTEIALLIQRKKELIDELDQDEKDQQNACRLAQEHKKLLEENKSLSTYYQQCKKQLELIRAQQQKRQGTS; this is translated from the exons ATGTCAATGTTCTCCGCCGAAATGCTGGAACCACCTGTGTACCCTTTTGAGGAGATCAACGATTCTGATATATATTTGGAAGAG GTGGTTGGCAGAGGGGCATTTGGTGTTGTGCGCAAGGCCAAGTGGAAAGGTAGAGATGTGGCCATCAAGACTATAGAGAGTGAATTGGAGAGAAATGCCTTTTTTGTTGAG CTTCGCCAGTTGTCCCGTGTAAATCATCCCAACATTGTGAAGCTGTATGGTTCCTGCAGAAAACCT GTATGTCTGGTGATGGAATATGCAGAGGGAGGTTCATTGTATAATG TGCTGCACGGTGCAGAGCCCCTTCCTCACTACACTGCATCTCACGCCATGAGCTGGTGCCTGCAGTGTTCTCAGGGGGTCTCGTATCTCCACGGCATGAAACCAAAGGCTCTCATTCACAGGGACCTCAAACCTCCCAA TCTGCTCCTGGTTGCTGGAGGTACTGTGCTGAAGATCTGTGACTTCGGGACAGCATGTGACATCCAGACACACATGACTAATAACAAGGGAAGCGCAGCCTGGATGGCCCCAGAGGTGTTTGAAG GCAGTAACTACAGTGAGAAGTGTGATGTGTTCAGTTGGGGTATTATTCTCTGGGAGGTGATCACACGCCGGAAGCCCTTTGATGAAATCGGTGGCCCTGCTTTCCGCATCATGTGGGCTGTGCACCGTG GCACACGTCCACCTCTCATTAAGAATCTAccgaagcccatagagagtctgATGACTCGTTGCTGGTCCAAAGACCCATCGCAGCGCCCTTCCATGGAGGAGATATTGAAGATTATGACCCACCTTATGAAG TATTTCCCAGGATCAGAAGAGCCTCTTCAGTACCCTTATCAGTATTCAGATGAAGGCCAGAGTAACTCTGCCACCAGCACAG GCTCTTGTATAGACTACACATGTACCAGCAACAAGAACGATATGAACATGGAGCACACCAACTCCCCTGGCAGCAATGACACCATCAAGTTCCCATATAAACCAAAG gGCGACCCGTTAAGGCCTGGTCACCCTCTCTCCAGAGGGGGCAGTGTAGAGAGTCTTTCTGGCAGACCACATAGTTTGGCACATTCCGACAGCAAACGAATGAGCACGGATCTCTCCGAACTGGAGCACAGATTGCCCTTTGCTCCTGCAG CAACCTGTGAGCCTCACAGACGCAGTTCAGTGCAGGACCTTCCTCCCATTGTTACGGAGTCCAGTCAG GATAGTAGGAACAACAGCAGACCATCCAGTCCCAGTGTGAGGATGATTCCACCAGACAGGACAG ACACCAATGGCTCGGATAACTCCATCCCCATGGCCTACCTGACCCTGGACCATCAGTTACAG CCTCTAGCCCCGTGTCCAAACTCCAAAGAATCCATTGCAGTGTTTGAGCAGCACTGTAAGATGGCACAGGAATACCTGAAGGTGCAGACAGAGATCGCTCTTCTCATACAAAGGAA GAAAGAGCTGATAGACGAGCTGGACCAGGATGAGAAGGATCAGCAGAACGCGTGTCGCCTCGCTCAGGAGCACAAGAAGCTTCTAGAGGAGAACAAGAGCCTGTCCACCTACTACCAGCAGTGCAAGAAGCAACTGGAGCTGATCCGAGCACAACAGCAAAAGAGACAGGGCACCTCATGA